From Acidobacteriota bacterium, a single genomic window includes:
- a CDS encoding thymidine phosphorylase: MRAVDIIRKKRDGIALNRDEIDSFVTGATDGSWPDYQISALLMAIVLCGMSDEETAWLTDAMARSGARFDLASLPGLKVDKHSTGGVGDKTSLVLAPLAAACGVVVPMMSGRGLGHTGGTLDKLEAIPGFKVDMSAREIVDALAEVGCVIVGQTRDIAPADRRLYRLRDVTATVESIPLITASIMSKKLAEGIDALVLDVKVGRGAFMKTAPEAEQLARAMVKAGQLAGVRTEAVLTRMDAPLGRAIGNALEVVESIETLRGEGPPDLTALSVLLAARMVLMAGRAATPVEAERLVRCALASGEGLAKFRQMVARQGGDVSVVDDPARLALASGREMVRAARSGYVTGLDAMLVGRAAAALGAGRATAEDKIDHGVGIKVLATLGALVRAGEPILELYHRDSLGLRDAVDLAGQAIELGAAPPAPQPLMVGEIV; encoded by the coding sequence ATGCGTGCCGTCGACATCATTCGCAAGAAACGGGACGGAATCGCGCTAAATCGCGACGAAATCGACAGTTTCGTCACGGGCGCGACCGACGGGTCCTGGCCCGACTACCAGATTTCTGCCCTGTTGATGGCCATCGTGCTCTGCGGGATGAGCGACGAGGAGACGGCTTGGCTGACCGATGCGATGGCTCGCTCAGGGGCCAGGTTCGACCTGGCGAGCCTGCCGGGGCTGAAAGTCGACAAGCACAGCACGGGCGGCGTGGGCGACAAGACCTCACTGGTGCTCGCTCCTCTGGCGGCCGCCTGCGGCGTCGTCGTGCCGATGATGTCGGGACGGGGTCTGGGACACACCGGTGGAACGCTCGACAAGTTGGAAGCGATTCCGGGCTTCAAGGTCGACATGTCGGCCCGCGAGATTGTCGATGCACTCGCCGAGGTGGGTTGCGTGATCGTTGGCCAGACGCGCGACATCGCCCCGGCCGACCGTCGACTCTACCGGCTTCGCGATGTGACGGCGACGGTGGAGAGTATTCCGCTCATCACCGCGTCGATCATGAGCAAGAAGCTCGCCGAGGGTATTGACGCCCTGGTGCTCGACGTCAAGGTCGGGCGCGGCGCGTTCATGAAGACGGCGCCGGAAGCCGAACAACTGGCTCGAGCGATGGTCAAAGCCGGACAGTTGGCCGGTGTGCGAACCGAGGCGGTGCTGACGCGGATGGATGCGCCGCTCGGGCGAGCCATCGGCAATGCGCTCGAGGTCGTGGAGTCGATCGAGACGCTGCGCGGCGAAGGTCCGCCTGATTTGACCGCCCTGTCGGTGCTGCTGGCGGCGCGGATGGTGCTGATGGCCGGACGCGCCGCGACGCCTGTCGAGGCCGAGCGGCTGGTTCGCTGCGCGCTGGCCTCGGGTGAGGGGCTCGCGAAGTTCCGGCAGATGGTGGCCAGGCAGGGCGGCGACGTGTCGGTGGTTGACGACCCGGCGCGTCTGGCGCTGGCGTCGGGCCGCGAGATGGTGCGCGCGGCGAGGTCCGGCTACGTGACGGGGCTCGACGCGATGCTGGTCGGCCGTGCGGCGGCCGCGCTGGGCGCGGGACGGGCCACCGCCGAGGACAAGATCGATCACGGCGTTGGCATCAAGGTGCTGGCGACGCTGGGCGCACTGGTGCGCGCGGGCGAACCGATCCTGGAGCTCTACCATCGCGACAGCCTGGGGCTGCGTGATGCCGTCGATCTGGCCGGGCAGGCGATTGAACTCGGTGCGGCGCCGCCGGCGCCGCAGCCCCTCATGGTTGGCGAGATTGTGTGA
- a CDS encoding NupC/NupG family nucleoside CNT transporter: MATTPVTTPGGQGWRLSSTEIWIFAGGALAALVAVLLAGPGGLPKAQPFAGAIVILGIAYALSNNRRAIDLKTVLWGLGLQIVFALFVLKNEWGQQAFKYLGDLITRLLDFASVGSSFVFGPLGDKQAWPRIMTAVLGDEGARYSMIFAFQVLPTIIFIAALFAILYYFGVMQFVVRIFAWGMRKVMKASGAESLNVAASIFMGQTEAPLTIRPYLPKMTNSELMTVMTSGMAHISGGIMAAYILFGIEAKHLLTAVIMTAPGTLMMAKMFVPETEVPETMGTVKLDVERTDVNVIDAAGRGTGEGLHLALNVGAMLISFLALVALLNAMLGGVGSFAATNLGMTSVANLSLQQVFGWAFSPVAWAMGVPWKDSQIIGNLLGTRMVLNEFVAYAQLGQYAGATAVHAAGPLFGVLDPKSFTIATFALCGFANFSSIGIQIGGISALAPTRRHDLARLGLRAMLAGTLANFMTATIAGFLL; the protein is encoded by the coding sequence ATGGCCACGACACCTGTAACGACACCGGGCGGCCAGGGCTGGCGCCTGTCCTCGACCGAAATCTGGATCTTTGCTGGTGGCGCGCTGGCGGCCTTGGTAGCCGTGCTGCTGGCCGGCCCCGGCGGCCTGCCCAAGGCGCAGCCGTTCGCGGGCGCCATCGTCATCCTGGGCATCGCCTACGCGCTCTCTAACAACCGGCGGGCCATCGATCTCAAGACGGTGCTGTGGGGCCTCGGGCTGCAGATCGTCTTTGCGCTGTTCGTCCTGAAGAACGAATGGGGCCAGCAGGCCTTCAAGTACCTGGGCGATCTCATCACGCGCCTGCTCGATTTCGCGAGCGTCGGCTCGTCATTCGTGTTCGGGCCGCTCGGCGACAAGCAGGCCTGGCCGCGCATTATGACCGCGGTGCTCGGCGACGAAGGAGCCCGCTATTCGATGATCTTCGCGTTCCAGGTGCTGCCCACGATCATCTTCATCGCCGCGCTCTTCGCCATCCTGTACTACTTCGGCGTGATGCAGTTCGTCGTGCGCATCTTTGCCTGGGGGATGCGGAAAGTGATGAAGGCGAGCGGCGCGGAGTCGCTGAACGTGGCGGCCAGCATCTTCATGGGCCAGACCGAGGCGCCGCTGACCATCCGGCCGTACCTGCCGAAAATGACGAATTCCGAGTTGATGACCGTCATGACATCTGGCATGGCGCACATCTCGGGCGGCATCATGGCGGCCTACATCCTGTTCGGGATCGAGGCCAAGCACCTGCTGACCGCCGTGATCATGACCGCGCCAGGCACGCTGATGATGGCGAAGATGTTCGTGCCCGAGACCGAAGTGCCCGAGACGATGGGGACGGTGAAGCTGGATGTGGAGCGGACCGACGTGAACGTCATCGACGCGGCGGGGCGCGGGACGGGCGAAGGGCTTCATCTGGCGCTCAACGTCGGGGCCATGCTGATCTCGTTTCTGGCGCTGGTGGCGTTGTTGAACGCGATGCTCGGGGGCGTCGGGTCGTTTGCGGCGACGAACCTGGGGATGACGTCGGTGGCCAACTTGAGCCTGCAGCAGGTGTTCGGCTGGGCGTTCTCGCCGGTCGCCTGGGCGATGGGTGTGCCCTGGAAGGACTCCCAGATCATCGGGAACCTGCTGGGCACGCGCATGGTGCTCAATGAGTTCGTCGCCTACGCGCAACTGGGTCAGTATGCCGGCGCGACCGCGGTGCACGCGGCGGGACCTCTGTTCGGCGTGCTTGATCCGAAGTCGTTCACGATTGCGACCTTCGCGTTGTGCGGGTTCGCGAACTTCAGCTCCATCGGCATTCAAATCGGCGGGATCAGCGCACTCGCGCCCACGCGGCGGCACGACCTGGCCCGTCTTGGGTTGCGGGCCATGCTGGCGGGCACGCTGGCCAACTTCATGACGGCGACTATTGCGGGGTTCCTGCTGTGA
- a CDS encoding purine-nucleoside phosphorylase, with translation MTDEYASIQNAAAFVRERVGEVPRVAIVLGSGLGDFANTLANAVSVPYAAIPGWPVSTVVGHAGQLVVGEVRAHRVLVLSGRAHFYEGHPMATVVFATRVMGVLGVKTIILTNAAGGINTSFSQGALMVMDDHLNLMGTNPLVGANDERFGPRFPDMTEVYSKRLRGLADQAAKTNGLAIAHGVYAGLHGPSYETPAEIRYLRTIGADAVGMSTVAGAIVARHMGMEVLGISCITNMAAGVLPRVLNHAEVMETAQRVKGAFIALLEEIVGQL, from the coding sequence GTGACAGACGAATACGCCAGCATCCAGAATGCGGCAGCCTTCGTGCGCGAGCGCGTCGGCGAGGTGCCGCGCGTCGCCATCGTCCTCGGGTCGGGGCTTGGCGATTTTGCCAATACGCTGGCGAACGCCGTATCGGTGCCGTACGCCGCGATTCCGGGATGGCCCGTGTCGACCGTGGTCGGGCACGCGGGTCAGCTCGTGGTCGGCGAGGTGCGCGCTCACCGCGTACTGGTGCTGTCGGGCCGCGCGCATTTCTACGAAGGGCATCCGATGGCGACGGTGGTGTTCGCCACGCGCGTCATGGGGGTGCTCGGCGTCAAGACGATCATCCTGACCAACGCGGCCGGCGGGATCAATACGTCGTTTTCGCAGGGCGCGCTGATGGTGATGGATGACCATCTGAACCTGATGGGCACCAATCCGCTGGTCGGCGCCAACGACGAACGCTTCGGGCCGCGGTTTCCCGACATGACCGAGGTCTATTCAAAACGGCTCCGTGGGCTGGCCGATCAGGCCGCGAAGACGAACGGGCTGGCGATTGCGCACGGGGTCTATGCCGGGCTGCACGGGCCCAGCTACGAGACGCCGGCCGAGATTCGATACCTCCGCACCATCGGCGCCGACGCGGTCGGCATGTCCACCGTGGCGGGAGCGATTGTCGCCCGCCACATGGGGATGGAGGTACTCGGCATCTCGTGCATCACCAACATGGCTGCTGGCGTGCTGCCGCGGGTGCTGAACCATGCCGAGGTGATGGAGACCGCGCAGCGCGTCAAAGGCGCGTTTATCGCGTTGCTCGAGGAGATTGTAGGACAACTCTAA